A region of Methanobrevibacter sp. DNA encodes the following proteins:
- a CDS encoding 6-pyruvoyl tetrahydropterin synthase family protein encodes MKILVNGIQSNLRFSSAHVIPGHESCGFIHGHSYFVDVEIEGERAGDFEFVVDFKDVKGYTKAVCNELDHRLLIPVYNNLIDFKDFDKENDSISDLKENNSIHFKIDGKGYSIPCVDCVLLPLPYTSAEELSKYFAENLAEKLSKTYDNLKYVAVCVNEGIGQGAEYRKDL; translated from the coding sequence ATGAAAATTTTAGTAAATGGTATTCAATCAAATTTAAGATTCTCTTCCGCTCATGTAATTCCCGGCCATGAATCCTGCGGTTTTATTCATGGTCACTCTTACTTTGTGGATGTGGAAATTGAAGGGGAAAGAGCAGGTGATTTTGAATTTGTTGTAGATTTTAAAGATGTAAAAGGTTATACTAAAGCAGTTTGCAACGAACTTGATCACAGATTATTAATTCCTGTTTATAATAATTTAATTGATTTTAAGGACTTTGATAAGGAAAATGACTCCATTTCAGATTTAAAAGAAAATAATTCAATCCATTTCAAAATTGATGGAAAGGGATATTCAATTCCTTGTGTGGATTGTGTATTATTGCCGCTTCCATACACTTCTGCTGAAGAACTGTCAAAATATTTTGCTGAAAATTTAGCAGAAAAATTATCAAAAACTTATGACAACTTGAAATATGTGGCTGTTTGTGTTAATGAAGGCATTGGTCAAGGTGCTGAATATAGGAAAGATTTATAA